Proteins found in one Streptomyces sp. NBC_00461 genomic segment:
- a CDS encoding acyl-CoA dehydrogenase family protein codes for MAIGFEIDKRVADIARRTTDFVRDVVVPEEEACDGNVHSGPEPLRRRLQDAARGAGVFAPHVTAEWGGLGLDLCGQAVVFEAAGYSLLGPLALNCAAPDEGNMHLLERVATEEQKERLLRPLASGEVRSCFAMTEPAPGAGSDPRALATTATRIEGGWRIDGRKWFISGADGATFAICMARTSGGPGDPGGATMFLVDADNPGMKIVRNIDTLDQGLFGGHSEVVFADCEVDDGAVLGEVDEGFRYAQVRLGPARMTHCMRWLGVARRAQDIALERAAGRSAFGRPLAELGMVQQMLADSEIDIETGRAVLWRACWELDQGRGAAQHTSIAKTYVSEAVGRVVDRAVQVCGALGISGDAPLSRLYREVRPFRIYDGPSETHRWAIAKRAVRAARERAVAQ; via the coding sequence GTGGCCATCGGGTTCGAGATCGACAAGAGGGTCGCCGACATAGCGCGGCGCACCACCGACTTCGTACGGGATGTGGTCGTGCCCGAGGAGGAGGCGTGTGACGGCAACGTGCATTCCGGGCCGGAGCCGCTGCGCCGACGGCTTCAGGACGCGGCCCGTGGGGCGGGGGTCTTCGCTCCGCACGTCACCGCCGAGTGGGGCGGTCTGGGACTGGACCTGTGCGGGCAGGCGGTGGTGTTCGAGGCGGCGGGCTACTCGCTGCTCGGGCCGCTCGCCCTGAACTGCGCGGCACCCGACGAGGGCAACATGCATCTGCTCGAAAGGGTGGCCACCGAGGAGCAGAAGGAACGTCTGCTGCGTCCGCTCGCCTCCGGTGAGGTGCGTTCCTGCTTCGCGATGACCGAGCCCGCGCCGGGCGCCGGATCCGATCCGCGGGCCCTCGCCACGACCGCGACAAGGATCGAGGGCGGCTGGCGGATCGACGGCCGCAAGTGGTTCATCAGCGGCGCGGACGGGGCCACGTTCGCCATCTGCATGGCCCGCACCAGCGGAGGCCCCGGGGACCCGGGCGGCGCGACCATGTTCCTCGTCGACGCGGACAACCCGGGCATGAAGATCGTCCGGAACATCGACACCCTGGACCAGGGCCTGTTCGGCGGGCACAGCGAGGTCGTCTTCGCGGACTGCGAGGTCGACGACGGCGCCGTGCTGGGCGAGGTCGACGAGGGCTTCAGGTACGCACAGGTGCGCCTGGGACCCGCGCGGATGACCCACTGCATGCGCTGGCTCGGGGTGGCACGGCGGGCCCAGGACATCGCGCTGGAGCGCGCGGCCGGGCGTTCCGCCTTCGGCCGGCCACTGGCCGAACTCGGCATGGTGCAGCAGATGCTGGCCGACTCCGAGATCGACATCGAGACCGGCCGGGCGGTGCTGTGGCGCGCCTGCTGGGAGCTGGACCAGGGCCGTGGCGCGGCGCAGCACACCTCGATCGCCAAGACGTACGTCTCCGAGGCGGTGGGCCGGGTGGTCGACCGGGCCGTGCAGGTGTGCGGCGCGCTCGGCATCTCCGGCGACGCCCCGCTGTCGCGGCTGTACCGGGAGGTGCGCCCCTTCCGTATCTACGACGGTCCCTCCGAGACCCACCGCTGGGCCATCGCCAAGCGCGCGGTCCGGGCGGCGCGGGAGCGGGCGGTCGCGCAGTGA
- a CDS encoding phosphotransferase family protein, with product MTASQAGVVGVDVPALQRYFARRVPECEGPLRVRLLQGGRSNLTYEVTDGTHRWVLRRPPLGVLTPTAHDMDREFRVVAALGGTGVPVARAVLSCTDAEVIGAPFSVVEFVEGVVLRDGDQAAALPGADARRAADALVDALVVLHSVDAHDVGLGGFGRPKGYLERQVRRWRGQWDKVATRPLHDLDELYGRLVRSLPASGAPAIVHGDYRLDNTLVAVGDFGRIAAIVDWEMATLGDPLADLGMLLMYWDPACEPVLGARHVPTANPGFPSGRQLAERYAEKSGRDILVLPYYQALACFKLAVIAEGIHARYLAGQTVGTGFEQLGTAPPALLRSGLELLP from the coding sequence GTGACCGCGTCACAGGCGGGGGTGGTCGGCGTGGACGTGCCCGCGCTGCAGCGCTACTTCGCCCGCCGGGTACCGGAGTGCGAAGGGCCGTTGCGGGTGCGGCTGTTGCAGGGCGGGCGCTCCAATCTCACCTACGAGGTGACCGACGGGACGCACCGCTGGGTGCTGCGCAGGCCGCCACTGGGGGTGCTGACGCCCACCGCGCACGACATGGACCGCGAGTTCCGCGTCGTCGCCGCCCTCGGTGGCACCGGCGTACCGGTCGCGCGTGCGGTGCTGTCCTGCACTGATGCGGAGGTCATCGGGGCGCCGTTCAGCGTCGTCGAGTTCGTGGAGGGCGTGGTGCTGCGCGACGGCGACCAGGCCGCCGCCCTGCCCGGCGCCGACGCGCGCCGTGCCGCCGACGCTCTCGTGGACGCCCTGGTGGTGCTGCACTCGGTGGACGCCCACGACGTCGGGCTCGGCGGGTTCGGCCGGCCCAAGGGCTATCTGGAGCGTCAGGTGCGGCGGTGGCGAGGGCAGTGGGACAAGGTCGCCACGCGTCCGCTGCACGACCTCGACGAGCTGTACGGCCGCCTGGTCCGCTCCCTGCCGGCGAGCGGCGCCCCGGCCATCGTGCACGGCGACTACCGCCTGGACAACACCCTTGTGGCGGTAGGTGACTTCGGGCGGATCGCGGCGATCGTCGACTGGGAGATGGCCACACTCGGTGATCCCCTCGCCGACCTCGGGATGCTGCTCATGTACTGGGATCCGGCCTGCGAACCGGTCCTCGGCGCGCGCCACGTCCCGACGGCCAACCCCGGCTTCCCCTCGGGACGCCAACTGGCCGAGCGCTACGCCGAGAAGTCCGGCCGGGACATCCTCGTGCTGCCGTACTACCAGGCACTGGCCTGTTTCAAGCTCGCCGTCATCGCGGAGGGCATCCATGCCCGCTATCTCGCGGGACAGACCGTCGGCACCGGCTTCGAGCAGCTCGGCACCGCTCCTCCCGCGCTGCTGCGCTCGGGACTTGAGCTACTGCCGTGA
- a CDS encoding SpoIIE family protein phosphatase, with amino-acid sequence MAAAESTDTDQRQPPHLPPAGVAEALEAIGAGAYVVDEQGHIVAANSRATHLLGRPAADLVGHDAHDLLHRGPQGQPLPASQCSMRQAFHDGRPAQADEDYFAHADGSLLRISWLITSYAFEGHGTGTLVVFHVPGQEHRPDLRPEQAAPPLSELQRLALLAETTTQLTSTLDADEALRRLVTLVVPRLADWVVIDLITERDEVWRTTVVEAEGGTLTSHEDLEGPMPPVPEESPMPLSRALRGIASTLAGPETYQGVPDSGIAVEQRRLFEATGIHSAAIAPIRSTRAVLGALTLGRAKKPGDFATTDLPLIEDIARRAGLALDNARLYQRQRKVAETMQNHLLPQMPRVPGLQMTVRYLPAPDASQVGGDWYDAFTLSDGSTALAIGDVVGHDLEAAAGMAQLRNMLRAYAWSQLEPPSRIVERLDGAIMRITDVTMATLVLGRVTDTGDGHWQLTWTNAGHPPPLLIARNGLAHYLTDGHGLMLGTGVTTPRPDATILLPPESTLLLYTDGLIEAPGHTLDEGLNQLRQHAAALAHRPLASFTDQLLRRVQPPGKDDVALLALRTPPRGSRS; translated from the coding sequence ATGGCAGCAGCCGAGAGCACCGACACCGACCAGAGGCAGCCTCCCCACCTTCCGCCCGCCGGGGTCGCCGAAGCGCTGGAGGCCATCGGGGCCGGGGCCTACGTCGTGGACGAGCAGGGCCATATCGTTGCCGCCAACAGCCGCGCCACACACCTGCTGGGCCGGCCCGCCGCGGACCTCGTCGGCCACGACGCCCACGACCTGCTGCACCGCGGGCCCCAGGGTCAGCCGCTGCCCGCGAGCCAGTGCAGCATGCGCCAGGCGTTCCACGACGGACGTCCCGCCCAGGCCGACGAGGACTACTTCGCCCACGCCGACGGCTCCCTGCTCCGCATCTCCTGGCTGATCACGTCGTACGCCTTCGAAGGCCACGGCACCGGCACGCTCGTCGTCTTCCACGTCCCTGGTCAGGAACACCGGCCCGATCTTCGTCCGGAACAGGCCGCGCCGCCGCTGAGCGAACTCCAACGACTGGCTCTGCTGGCCGAGACCACCACCCAGCTGACCTCCACCCTCGACGCCGACGAGGCGCTGCGGCGGCTGGTGACGCTGGTCGTGCCCCGGCTGGCCGACTGGGTCGTCATCGATCTGATCACCGAACGGGACGAGGTCTGGCGCACCACCGTGGTCGAAGCCGAGGGGGGCACACTGACGTCCCACGAGGACCTGGAGGGCCCCATGCCACCGGTGCCGGAGGAGTCGCCGATGCCTCTGTCCCGGGCCCTGCGCGGCATCGCCTCCACCTTGGCCGGACCCGAGACCTACCAGGGAGTTCCGGATTCCGGTATCGCCGTCGAGCAGCGTCGTCTGTTCGAGGCCACCGGCATCCACTCCGCGGCCATCGCCCCCATCCGCAGTACCCGCGCGGTCCTGGGAGCCCTCACCCTGGGCCGCGCCAAGAAGCCGGGGGACTTCGCCACCACCGACCTTCCCCTGATCGAGGACATCGCCCGCCGTGCCGGCCTCGCCCTGGACAACGCGCGTCTCTACCAGCGCCAGCGCAAGGTCGCCGAAACCATGCAGAACCACCTGCTGCCCCAGATGCCGCGCGTGCCCGGACTGCAGATGACCGTCCGCTACCTGCCCGCCCCGGACGCCTCCCAGGTCGGCGGCGACTGGTACGACGCCTTCACTCTCTCCGACGGCTCCACCGCCCTGGCCATCGGTGACGTAGTCGGCCACGACCTGGAGGCCGCGGCCGGCATGGCCCAGCTGCGCAACATGCTCCGCGCCTACGCCTGGTCCCAGCTGGAACCCCCCAGCCGGATCGTCGAACGGCTCGACGGGGCGATCATGCGCATCACCGACGTCACCATGGCCACCCTCGTCCTCGGCCGGGTGACCGACACCGGGGACGGGCACTGGCAGCTGACCTGGACCAACGCGGGCCACCCCCCACCCCTGCTCATCGCCCGCAATGGTTTGGCGCACTACCTGACCGACGGCCACGGTCTCATGCTGGGCACCGGGGTCACCACACCGCGTCCCGACGCCACCATCCTCCTGCCGCCCGAGTCCACCCTGCTCCTGTACACGGACGGCCTCATCGAAGCCCCCGGCCACACCCTCGACGAGGGCCTGAACCAGCTACGGCAACACGCCGCCGCCCTCGCCCACCGCCCCCTGGCTTCCTTCACCGACCAGCTCCTGCGCCGCGTACAGCCACCCGGCAAGGACGATGTCGCCCTCCTCGCCCTGCGCACGCCCCCGCGGGGCAGCCGGTCGTGA
- a CDS encoding TetR/AcrR family transcriptional regulator, translating into MSPVHGGPYERSHRPARPEGVPTADRRSAIRQSALRLFAEQGYRSTTMADIGAAVGIRGPSLYKHVASKHELLAEIMIGTMEQLIADNVAAVASADHVREQLRRSVEAHIRYHARHRLEAFVGNREIGSLEAPDQERVLRGRSDYERRFRELIERGAAEGAFHVQSARIASYSILDMGIGVASWFHEDGEFSVDQLAYQYGDIALRIVGARPEEGVRAQDAPERR; encoded by the coding sequence GTGAGCCCAGTCCACGGGGGGCCGTACGAGCGGTCGCACCGGCCCGCACGACCGGAGGGCGTGCCCACGGCCGACCGTCGGTCGGCGATCCGGCAGTCCGCGCTGCGGCTCTTCGCCGAACAGGGCTACCGCTCCACCACCATGGCCGACATCGGGGCGGCCGTCGGCATCCGCGGCCCGAGCCTGTACAAACACGTGGCCTCCAAGCACGAGCTGCTGGCCGAGATCATGATCGGCACGATGGAGCAGCTCATCGCCGACAACGTCGCCGCCGTCGCGAGCGCCGACCACGTGCGGGAGCAACTGCGCCGCTCCGTCGAGGCGCACATCCGCTACCACGCCCGGCACCGCCTTGAGGCGTTCGTCGGCAACCGGGAGATCGGCAGCCTGGAGGCGCCCGACCAGGAGCGGGTGCTGCGCGGCCGCAGCGACTACGAGCGACGCTTCCGTGAACTCATCGAGCGCGGCGCCGCGGAGGGCGCCTTCCATGTGCAGTCGGCCAGAATCGCCTCGTACTCGATCCTCGACATGGGCATCGGCGTGGCCAGCTGGTTCCACGAGGACGGCGAGTTCTCCGTCGACCAACTCGCCTACCAGTACGGCGACATCGCGCTGCGGATCGTGGGAGCGCGGCCCGAGGAAGGCGTGCGGGCGCAGGACGCACCCGAGCGGCGCTGA
- a CDS encoding SDR family NAD(P)-dependent oxidoreductase, translating to MPGVLQEKVAVITGGTSGIGLAIAHRFVREGARVFVTGRDIDRLEAAVKEMGPAATGVRSDVSILADLDALYARVREEAGRIDVLVANAGIVADAALGAHTEANVDLTLAVNVKGPLFTVQKALPLLAENASILVIGSSNSVRPNEHLEVYSASKAALSNLVHNWARQSRERRFRVNVLSPGPTRTPALLRAAGPDVDRFAEAVVPLGRLADAEEIAEAALFLASDASSFVTGAELFADGGYTRA from the coding sequence ATGCCAGGCGTGCTGCAGGAGAAGGTGGCCGTGATCACCGGAGGGACCAGCGGGATCGGGCTGGCCATCGCCCACCGCTTCGTCCGGGAGGGCGCACGGGTCTTCGTGACCGGCCGGGACATCGACCGCCTCGAAGCGGCAGTCAAGGAGATGGGTCCTGCGGCCACCGGCGTACGATCCGACGTCTCGATCCTGGCCGACCTGGACGCGCTCTACGCGCGAGTCCGCGAGGAGGCCGGACGCATCGACGTGCTGGTGGCCAACGCGGGAATCGTCGCGGACGCCGCACTCGGCGCCCACACCGAGGCGAACGTCGACCTGACACTCGCCGTCAACGTCAAGGGCCCACTATTCACCGTCCAGAAGGCGCTTCCGCTGCTGGCGGAGAACGCCTCCATCCTGGTCATCGGCTCAAGCAACAGCGTGCGCCCCAATGAGCACCTCGAGGTCTACAGCGCCTCGAAGGCAGCGTTGAGCAACCTCGTGCACAACTGGGCCCGGCAATCGCGAGAGCGTCGATTCCGGGTCAACGTCCTCAGCCCGGGACCCACGCGGACCCCTGCCCTGCTGCGCGCCGCGGGGCCGGACGTCGACCGGTTCGCCGAGGCCGTCGTGCCACTGGGACGACTGGCCGACGCCGAGGAAATCGCCGAGGCCGCCCTCTTCCTGGCTTCGGACGCCTCGTCGTTCGTCACCGGCGCCGAACTCTTCGCCGACGGCGGCTACACCCGGGCCTGA
- a CDS encoding TetR/AcrR family transcriptional regulator, with translation MPRPRAFDERQVLERAREQFWATGYAGTRMDDIAQATGLGKGSLYGAFGDKGKLFHRVFGDWCTAVVEVAEGRLAGGPDAEALARLSGYVHLMAENTASDTERRGCLLAKGAAELAQHDPTVAGRSAETMTALLTLLRTEISAAQRHGDIDSAADPERLAALLLTVVRGIEAVGKAGLAPETLRNIADTALAVLPMPEGQKRLASGRSPAREN, from the coding sequence ATGCCGAGACCACGCGCATTCGACGAACGCCAAGTCCTGGAGCGGGCCCGGGAACAGTTCTGGGCGACCGGCTATGCAGGAACCCGGATGGACGACATCGCCCAGGCGACCGGCCTGGGCAAGGGCAGCCTGTACGGCGCATTCGGCGACAAGGGCAAGCTGTTCCACCGCGTGTTTGGCGACTGGTGCACCGCAGTCGTTGAGGTGGCCGAAGGGCGGCTGGCAGGTGGCCCGGACGCAGAGGCCTTGGCCCGGCTGTCGGGATACGTGCACCTAATGGCGGAGAACACCGCCTCCGACACCGAGCGCCGCGGGTGCCTGTTGGCCAAGGGCGCGGCGGAACTGGCCCAGCACGATCCGACGGTCGCCGGACGGTCGGCCGAGACCATGACGGCACTGCTGACCCTGCTGCGGACAGAGATCAGCGCAGCCCAGCGCCACGGCGACATCGATAGCGCTGCGGATCCGGAGCGGTTGGCGGCACTGCTGCTGACGGTGGTCCGCGGTATCGAGGCGGTAGGCAAGGCCGGCCTGGCCCCGGAGACGCTGCGGAACATTGCAGACACCGCACTGGCGGTCCTGCCCATGCCCGAGGGGCAGAAACGCCTCGCAAGCGGGCGCAGTCCGGCCCGCGAGAACTAA
- a CDS encoding IS5 family transposase (programmed frameshift): MGRGDLTNEEWARLKPHLPNSGQRGGHWESHRRVINGILFRQRTGVPWRDLPARFGRWKTVYERHRRWSADGTWDKLFAAVLADADAEGRIDWSMVSVDSTSCRAHQRAAGARKKPPRLPGKRHTPLQHRPDEGLGRSRGGLTCKIHLAGEGGRRPLALLITPGQWGDAPQLIPVMERVRVARRDGGRPRTRPGHLGGDKAYSSRRNRRYLRRRQIKHTIPEPKNQRANRQRKGSKGGRPAGFDRTIYKRRNEVERTINALKGFRAVATRFDKRAYVFYGTVTVASIRLRLRS; this comes from the exons ATGGGGCGCGGAGATCTCACAAATGAAGAATGGGCCCGGCTGAAGCCGCATCTGCCGAACTCCGGTCAGCGCGGGGGCCATTGGGAGAGTCATCGCAGGGTGATCAACGGGATTCTGTTCCGGCAGCGCACCGGGGTACCGTGGCGGGATCTGCCTGCGCGTTTCGGTCGGTGGAAGACCGTGTACGAGCGGCATCGGCGTTGGTCAGCGGATGGCACATGGGACAAGCTCTTCGCGGCTGTACTCGCCGATGCTGACGCGGAAGGCCGCATCGACTGGTCCATGGTGAGCGTGGACTCCACCTCCTGCCGGGCCCACCAACGCGCTGCGGGAGCACGTAAGAAACCCCCGCGGCTTCCGG GGAAAAGACACACGCCCCTGCAGCACCGCCCCGATGAGGGCCTGGGACGCTCACGGGGCGGCCTGACCTGCAAGATCCACCTTGCCGGTGAGGGCGGACGCCGCCCACTCGCCTTGCTGATCACCCCGGGGCAGTGGGGCGACGCTCCGCAGCTCATCCCGGTCATGGAGCGTGTCCGTGTCGCCCGCCGGGATGGCGGGCGACCGCGGACTCGGCCTGGCCACCTCGGCGGAGACAAGGCTTACTCATCCCGCCGCAACCGCCGCTACCTGCGGCGACGCCAGATCAAGCACACGATCCCCGAACCGAAGAACCAGCGGGCCAACCGACAGCGCAAAGGCAGCAAGGGCGGTCGGCCCGCCGGCTTCGACAGGACGATCTACAAACGCAGGAACGAGGTGGAGCGGACGATCAATGCCCTTAAGGGCTTCCGGGCTGTGGCGACGAGGTTCGACAAACGCGCCTACGTCTTCTACGGCACCGTCACCGTTGCCTCGATCCGACTTCGGCTCCGGTCGTGA
- a CDS encoding SDR family NAD(P)-dependent oxidoreductase yields the protein MQQRLSGRIALVTGATGGIGEAVSRRLAAEGATVVVTDVDAGRCEELAKHLTADGARALGLALDVSDEEAWSGAVDRVVAELGGLSVLVNNAGIAEMRTVETETRESWDKVIAVTQGGVWLGMKHGGPAIERSGGGSVVNIASIFGTVGGFGSQFSYHAAKGAVRLMTKNAALHWATRGVRVNSVHPGFIETPLSRELWRGTPRHAAMVEGTPMGRLGRPQEVAGAVAFLASEDASFVTGSELYVDGGWTAR from the coding sequence GTGCAACAACGACTGTCCGGACGGATCGCCCTGGTCACCGGCGCCACCGGCGGCATCGGCGAGGCCGTCTCGCGGCGACTGGCCGCCGAGGGCGCGACCGTGGTGGTGACCGACGTCGACGCCGGCCGCTGCGAGGAGCTGGCCAAGCATCTGACGGCCGACGGGGCGCGAGCCCTCGGCCTTGCGCTGGACGTCAGCGACGAGGAGGCGTGGAGCGGTGCCGTCGACCGGGTGGTGGCCGAACTCGGCGGCCTGTCCGTGCTGGTCAACAACGCGGGCATCGCCGAGATGCGGACCGTGGAGACGGAGACGCGGGAGTCCTGGGACAAGGTCATCGCCGTCACCCAGGGCGGTGTCTGGCTCGGCATGAAACACGGCGGGCCCGCGATCGAGCGCTCCGGCGGCGGCTCGGTCGTCAACATCGCGTCGATCTTCGGTACCGTCGGCGGATTCGGCAGCCAGTTCTCGTACCACGCGGCCAAAGGCGCCGTACGGCTGATGACGAAGAACGCGGCACTGCACTGGGCCACGCGCGGTGTCCGCGTCAACTCCGTCCATCCCGGCTTCATCGAGACACCGCTGTCGCGCGAGCTGTGGCGGGGCACTCCTCGGCACGCGGCGATGGTCGAGGGCACCCCCATGGGGCGGCTCGGCAGGCCGCAGGAGGTCGCGGGGGCGGTGGCGTTCCTCGCTTCCGAGGACGCGAGCTTCGTCACCGGCTCCGAGCTGTACGTGGACGGCGGTTGGACGGCGCGCTGA
- a CDS encoding ATP-binding protein, whose product MAGNRTLRFSVAFAEGAARAVDGRRALQALLDRAARLGHVPLPSSTVMDAQLVISELLTNAMLHAPGPCGLVLELSATDLSVTVWDTSREQPVAQPRDRQRVGGHGLHLVRALCDRFDTAARPGGKQVTARVRLVPDQPRPRQAGPAHGSS is encoded by the coding sequence GTGGCTGGGAACCGAACACTGCGCTTCAGCGTGGCCTTCGCCGAGGGCGCTGCGCGCGCGGTGGACGGGCGTCGTGCGCTCCAGGCCCTCCTGGACCGCGCCGCCCGCCTGGGCCACGTACCGCTGCCGTCCTCGACGGTCATGGACGCGCAGCTGGTGATCAGCGAGTTGCTGACGAACGCGATGCTGCACGCTCCGGGGCCCTGCGGTCTGGTTCTGGAGCTGTCCGCCACCGACCTGTCCGTCACCGTGTGGGACACGTCCCGCGAGCAACCCGTGGCACAGCCGCGTGATCGGCAGCGTGTCGGCGGCCACGGGCTGCACCTCGTGCGCGCCCTCTGCGACCGGTTCGACACCGCCGCGCGCCCTGGGGGAAAGCAGGTCACCGCTCGCGTGCGCCTGGTCCCCGATCAGCCGCGCCCCCGTCAGGCGGGTCCGGCGCACGGGAGTTCGTGA
- a CDS encoding MBL fold metallo-hydrolase codes for MTARFDQGPWAQAGVQTVQPGVHRVPLPLPNDGLHAVNVYLLENLADDDGIVMIDGGWAIPEARKALEEALAAIGRDLGDISHILVTHIHRDHYTNAVELRRLLGSRVYLGAGERPGLEMLDRLRSDEPAGSLQTLRRAGAVELADRIQAMDHGGYDPSVWEAPDHWLGAETLRFGEHELRVVPTPGHTKGHVVYLDEQRGLLFSGDHVLPHITPSIGFELAEPGGRPLADYLDSLRLMTRYADTRLLPAHGPVADSAHTRVAELLTHHDDRLAKSLAELGESTLDAHAVARGLGWTRREVPFAELSAFNQMLAVNETAAHLDVLVLRGRATVAFADGVNRYTRVR; via the coding sequence ATGACAGCGCGGTTCGATCAGGGCCCTTGGGCCCAAGCCGGAGTCCAGACCGTCCAGCCCGGAGTGCACCGCGTCCCCCTGCCCCTGCCCAACGACGGGCTGCACGCCGTCAACGTCTATCTGCTGGAGAACCTCGCCGACGACGACGGCATCGTCATGATCGACGGCGGCTGGGCGATCCCCGAGGCCCGCAAGGCGCTGGAGGAGGCGCTGGCCGCCATCGGCCGCGACCTCGGCGACATCAGCCACATCCTGGTCACCCACATCCACCGCGACCACTACACGAACGCCGTGGAGCTACGACGGCTGCTGGGCTCGCGCGTGTACCTGGGCGCGGGCGAGCGGCCGGGCCTGGAGATGCTCGACCGGCTGCGCAGCGACGAACCCGCCGGCTCCCTGCAAACGCTGCGCCGGGCGGGTGCCGTCGAACTCGCCGACCGCATCCAGGCGATGGACCACGGCGGCTACGACCCGAGCGTGTGGGAGGCTCCCGACCACTGGCTCGGCGCGGAGACCCTCCGCTTCGGCGAGCACGAGCTGCGCGTCGTACCAACTCCCGGACACACCAAGGGACATGTGGTCTACCTCGACGAACAGCGCGGTCTGCTGTTCTCCGGGGACCACGTCCTGCCGCACATCACGCCGTCCATCGGCTTCGAACTGGCCGAACCGGGCGGCCGCCCGCTCGCCGACTACCTGGACTCGCTGCGGCTGATGACCCGGTACGCCGACACCCGGCTGCTGCCCGCGCACGGGCCGGTCGCCGACAGCGCCCACACCCGCGTGGCCGAGCTGCTCACGCACCACGACGACCGGCTGGCCAAGTCCCTTGCGGAACTCGGCGAGAGCACCCTCGACGCGCACGCCGTGGCCCGCGGGCTGGGCTGGACGCGGCGCGAAGTGCCCTTCGCCGAGCTGAGCGCGTTCAACCAGATGCTCGCGGTCAACGAGACGGCCGCGCACCTGGACGTCCTCGTCCTGCGCGGACGGGCCACGGTGGCGTTCGCGGACGGGGTGAACCGGTACACGCGGGTGCGCTGA
- a CDS encoding alpha/beta fold hydrolase, whose translation MSFVLIHGAGFGADCWDELIPHLSADALAVDLPGRGTRSAIAPGTVTLADCADAVRKDIEAADLREVVLVGHSFAGVTVPRVLDLVPERIRQVVLVSAVVPPDGSRVLDQIDPGVRELVEQSITAGVYQQTREGAAAILCNDMDEATAASALDRLTDDSAALLNEPVDLSGYRWGIPRTYVHLTRDQCYVEELQQRSIALLRADVVDLDTGHMAMISAPQKLAAVLNALHG comes from the coding sequence ATGTCCTTCGTTCTCATCCACGGTGCCGGCTTCGGGGCGGACTGCTGGGACGAGTTGATTCCTCACCTGAGCGCGGACGCGCTGGCAGTCGACCTGCCAGGTCGCGGAACAAGGTCCGCGATCGCACCCGGCACGGTCACCCTCGCGGACTGCGCCGACGCCGTCCGCAAGGACATCGAGGCGGCCGACCTGCGGGAAGTGGTGCTGGTCGGCCACTCCTTCGCCGGGGTCACGGTGCCGCGCGTCCTGGACCTCGTACCCGAACGGATCCGTCAGGTCGTCCTCGTCTCCGCCGTCGTACCTCCCGACGGATCCCGCGTCCTCGACCAGATCGACCCCGGCGTACGGGAACTGGTAGAGCAGTCCATCACCGCCGGGGTCTACCAGCAGACCCGCGAGGGCGCCGCCGCGATCCTGTGCAACGACATGGACGAGGCGACCGCCGCGTCCGCCCTGGACCGGCTGACCGACGACTCGGCCGCTCTCCTGAACGAACCCGTGGACCTCAGCGGCTACCGCTGGGGCATCCCGCGGACGTATGTGCACCTCACCCGCGACCAGTGCTACGTCGAGGAACTCCAGCAGCGATCCATCGCCCTGCTCCGGGCCGACGTCGTCGACCTCGACACCGGTCACATGGCGATGATCAGCGCGCCGCAGAAACTTGCCGCCGTCCTGAACGCCCTGCACGGCTAG